One window from the genome of Alosa alosa isolate M-15738 ecotype Scorff River chromosome 15, AALO_Geno_1.1, whole genome shotgun sequence encodes:
- the LOC125308206 gene encoding dehydrogenase/reductase SDR family member 13-like — MSVFLTVLSGGIVLYLLLYYTLFKGSRCRSSAMLKGKTVIVTGSNTGIGKSTAMDLAKRGARVILACRNKQKAEAAVYDIRRESGNSEVLYMQLDLASLKSVRSFAKTFLKTEPRLDLLINNAGLMGTGQTEDGFGLVFGVNHLGHFLLTCLLLERLKQSGQSRVVNVSALLHRLGTIDFATLSAHKDLVTGQSSWHGFMAYCHSKLCNVLFTRELANCLEGTNVTCYSLHPGVINTEFSRNLSLWQRLLFLPFSRLFFLDPEAGAQTTLHCALQEGIEPFSGRYFSACALQGVSAKARDDGLAKKLWEVSERLCGLS; from the exons ATGTCCGTCTTCTTAACTGTTTTGTCAGGTGGGATCGTGTTGTATTTGTTGCTGTACTACACATTGTTTAAGGGTTCCCGCTGCAGAAGCAGTGCTATGTTGAAAGGGAAAACTGTTATTGTGACAG GCAGCAATACAGGTATTGGGAAAAGCACAGCGATGGACCTAGCCAAGAGAGGTGCACGTGTCATTCTAGCCTGTCGCAACAAACAGAAAGCAGAAGCTGCTGTTTATGACATTAGGAGG GAGAGTGGAAACAGTGAAGTGCTGTACATGCAGCTGGACTTGGCGAGTCTGAAGTCGGTGCGTTCCTTCGCCAAAACATTTTTGAAGACAGAGCCTCGACTCGACTTGCTCATCAACAACGCAG GGCTCATGGGGACAGGTCAAACGGAGGACGGATTTGGGTTGGTCTTCGGGGTCAACCATCTAGGTCACTTCCTGTTGACCTGCCTGCTCCTGGAGCGGCTGAAGCAGAGCGGACAGAGTCGCGTGGTGAACGTGTCGGCGCTGCTCCACCGCCTGGGCACCATCGACTTCGCCACCCTGAGTGCCCATAAGGACCTGGTGACAGGGCAGTCCAGCTGGCACGGCTTCATGGCCTACTGCCACAGCAAGCTGTGCAACGTCCTCTTCACCCGTGAACTGGCCAACTGCTTGGAGGGCACCAATGTCACCTGCTACAGCCTTCACCCAG GGGTAATCAACACAGAGTTCTCCCGCAACCTGAGCCTGTGGCAGCGGCTGCTCTTTCTGCCTTTCTCCCGGCTCTTCTTCCTGGACCCAGAGGCCGGTGCCCAGACCACCCTGCACTGCGCCCTCCAGGAAGGTATTGAGCCGTTCAGCGGACGCTACTTCTCCGCATGTGCCTTACAGGGAGTTAGCGCGAAGGCAAGAGATGACGGTCTGGCTAAGAAGCTGTGGGAAGTCAGTGAGAGGCTATGCGGTCTGTCCTGA
- the phf12b gene encoding PHD finger protein 12, which translates to MWDKMETPRIVYDLDTSGGLMEQIQTLLAPPKSEDGEKKRKPEREPRRSGRANNHDTCDSCREGGDLLCCDHCPAAFHLQCCNPPLSEEMLPPGDWMCHRCNVHKKKREQKAEQMNGLLECPLSKRSSSPAAELDLSAGAGTGPALRLDSLPPVPGGGGGSLRVAVAQVRLLERRVSSRPSSRPGTPTSNASTDTPTPSEPNDADEEMLDPEEDAPGPETDGATGGPRLKRPFELLIAAAMEQNPTQFQLPNELTCTTALPGSSKRRRKEEMTGKNVKRQQHELDPSGLVPLPVRLCYSCSRSCRVAPLVQCDYCPLLFHMDCLDPPLTAMPTGRWMCPNHIEHVVLNQRSTTYSNRCQLFDRFQDRISQNAVKVDFLRLAHRQNLPHRKGPHHSKLALKVPDSIKSQYQCPPPLPEPSGVRQGELICHGVPEKEHQAPLQYSANEAEQQEWLRGVIALQCSVMRHLSAKQMPSSKRDSKQSHQADVKPCVEANELSSPSPTHRTHSPSPLSKPCSARVGPQGAPVVHKPQAPSEQLDRCSDSSEKPCQDCRPLNGLLEGRLKANGPVVHEVTEQGDHKPTRLQSPSVLEPSLPNHVKTDGVKTEKSGPPLSVCAQRESPRLVSPASSGASSVLAGEVASMGGAKVSSSVVDTHTFTLPRPIQDKPTDRLASPLPPSGGKVSPGSMSMSPAIAALSGCLKGVVEGKPDIELSKLDEDMVRMLAWQRIQQLFPKKVSQLPKPCGVPSPISASPSPPTPTPPSEAQKKEVQARAAFYPVLGKGEAVSMRYRTLYIGTGAEMDVCLTKYGRCNYVSGKHACIFYDENTKHYELLNYSEHGTTVDNVLYSCDFSEKVAPTPPSSLVSKVQSITRRCKKRKSEAEDAVEGFLPAGGVMSSQCQAESSRHQCNCKASSSSLIGGSGAGWEGTALLHHGSCVKLGCLQFIFSIAEFAAKQPKEEVVVMEEVVMEVQEDMACPVQESQELAGARALSSQQVPVLHSNSVP; encoded by the exons ATGTGGGACAAAATGGAGACCCCGAGGATTGTGTACGATTTGGATACGTCTGGGGGTCTAATGGAG CAAATACAGACGCTGCTTGCACCACCAAAGTCTGAGGATGGAGAAAAGAAGCGAAAACCGGAAAGGGAACCCCGGAGAAGTGGGAGAGCCAATAACCACGATACCTGTGATAGTTGCCGCGAGGGAGGCGATCTTCTGTGTTGTGATCATTGTCCCGCCGCCTTTCATTTGCAGTGCTG CAATCCCCCACTGAGTGAAGAAATGCTTCCTCCAGGAGACTGGATGTGTCATCGCTGTAATGTTCACAAGAAG aagCGTGAGCAGAAGGCCGAGCAGATGAACGGCCTGCTGGAGTGTCCGCTCTCCAAGCGCTCATCGTCCCCGGCAGCTGAGCTGGACTTGAGTGCGGGCGCCGGGACGGGCCCTGCGCTGCGTCTGGACAGTCTGCCCCCCGTGCCGGGCGGTGGCGGCGGGAGCCTGCGGGTGGCGGTGGCGCAGGTCCGTCTCCTGGAGCGCCGGGTCAGCAGTCGGCCCAGCAGCCGCCCCGGCACCCCGACCTCCAACGCCTCCACGGACACCCCCACGCCATCGGAGCCCAACGACGCCGACGAGGAGATGCTGGACCCTGAGGAAGACGCGCCGGGCCCGGAGACGGACGGGGCCACGGGGGGACCCCGTCTGAAGCGTCCCTTCGAGCTGCTCATCGCTGCCGCCATGGAGCAGAACCCCACGCAGTTCCAGCTGCCCAACGAGCTCACTTGCACGACTGCGCTGCCAG GAAGCAGCAAGCGAAGACGGAAAGAAGAAATGACCGGAAAGAATGTAAAGAGGCAGCAGCACGAGCTGGACCCCAGTGGGCTGGTACCACTGCCAGTCAGGCTGTGCTACTCCTGTAGCAG GAGCTGCAGAGTTGCTCCGCTGGTCCAGTGCGATTACTGCCCCCTGCTGTTCCACATGGACTGTCTGGACCCGCCTCTCACTGCCATGCCCACTGGGAGATGGATGTGTCCAAACCACATTGAGCATGTGGTG CTGAACCAGAGGAGTACAACCTACAGCAATCGGTGCCAGCTCTTTGACCGGTTCCAGGACCGCATTTCCCAGAATGCTGTCAAGGTTGACTTCCTGCGGCTGGCCCACAGACAAAACTTGCCCCACCGAAAGGGCCCTCATCACAGCAAGTTGGCACTTAAG GTCCCGGACTCCATTAAGAGTCAGTACCagtgcccccctccccttccaGAACCTTCTGGAGTCCGACAAGGGGAGTTGATCTGTCACGGCGTTCCTGAAAAGGAGCATCAGGCACCCCTTCAGTATTCTGCCAACGAGGCCGAGCAACAAGAG TGGCTTCGTGGTGTCATTGCACTTCAGTGCAGTGTCATGAGACATTTATCTGCCAAGCAGATGCCATCCTCAAAACGGGACTCCAAGCAGAGCCATCAGGCCGATGTCAAGCCTTGTGTGGAGGCCAACGAGCTCAGCTCCCCGAGCCCCACACACAGGACCCATTCACCCAGCCCTTTGTCCAAGCCCTGCAGTGCTCGCGTTGGCCCCCAGGGGGCTCCAGTCGTCCACAAGCCCCAGGCCCCTTCGGAACAACTGGACCGGTGCAGTGACTCGAGCGAGAAGCCCTGCCAGGACTGCAGGCCCCTCAACGGCCTGCTGGAGGGACGGCTGAAGGCCAATGGCCCCGTGGTGCATGAGGTGACGGAGCAGGGTGACCACAAGCCCACCAGGCTGCAGAGTCCGTCGGTGCTGGAGCCATCGCTCCCCAACCATGTGAAGACGGATGGCGTGAAGACTGAGAAGAGCGGCCCTCCCTTAAGCGTCTGCGCTCAGAGAGAGAGCCCCCGTCTGGTGTCACCGGCATCATCGGGTGCCAGCTCGGTCTTGGCTGGCGAGGTGGCTAGTATGGGTGGTGCCAAGGTTTCGTCCTCTGTGGTGGACACGCATACCTTCACCCTGCCCAGACCCATCCAGGATAAGCCCACGGACAGGCTGGCATCCCCTCTACCTCCCTCCG GGGGGAAGGTGTCTCCCGGTAGCATGTCCATGTCTCCAGCAATAGCAGCTCTGTCCGGCTGCTTGAAAGGAGTAGTTGAAGGAAAACCAG ACATTGAGCTGAGCAAGCTGGATGAAGACATGGTTCGAATGCTGGCTTGGCAGAGGATCCAGCAGCTCTTCCCCAAGAAGGTCTCCCAGCTCCCCAAACCCTGTGGGGTGCCCTCTCCCATTTctgcctctccatctcctcctacCCCCACCCCGCCCTCTGAAG CACAAAAGAAGGAGGTTCAGGCGCGGGCTGCGTTTTATCCTGTGCTGGGCAAAGGGGAAGCTGTAAGCATGCGTTACAGGACCCTGTACATAGGAACCG GTGCTGAAATGGACGTGTGCCTTACCAAATATGGTCGTTGCAATTATGTTTCAGGAAAACATGCCTGTATTTTCTATGATGAG AACACGAAGCATTATGAGCTGCTGAACTACAGTGAGCACGGGACCACCGTGGACAACGTCCTCTACTCTTGTGACTTCTCAGAGAAGGTGGCTCCCACCCCACCGAGCAGTCTGGTCTCCAAAGTGCAGAGCATCACCC GTCGCTGTAAGAAGAGGAAATCTGAGGCGGAGGACGCAGTGGAGGGCTTTCTGCCAGCAGGTGGCGTGATGAGCAGCCAATGCCAGGCGGAGTCCTCCAGGCACCAGTGCAACTGCAAGGCCAGCAGCTCGAGCCTGATTGGGGGCAGCGGAGCCGGTTGGGAGGGCACGGCGCTCCTGCACCACGGCAGCTGCGTCAAGCTGGGCTGCCTGCAGTTCATCTTCAGCATCGCCGAGTTCGCCGCCAAGCAGCccaaggaggaggtggtggtgatggaggaggtggtgatggAGGTGCAAGAGGACATGGCCTGCCCCGTCCAGGAGTCCCAAGAGCTGGCAGGCGCCCGTGCTCTCTCGTCACAGCAAGTGCCCGTGCTGCACTCAAACTCGGTGCCCTAG